The nucleotide sequence CTGGATTCAGATAGGCATAACTAGGTGGGCTCTTTATTTTCAACCAATGTCATTGTGAGTGAATCCCTTATGTACATTACTTTCTCATAAGGATAGAGATGTTGTCTCTAACAGTAAAGTGTCATTGGGAGTGTGATGTTGGTCTGCTAGCTTGTTGAAGTCCTTATATCAATATGCATTCAGTGATATGCAAGCATTGAACTAATTCTTAAAATGGCCTCACAAAAAAGTCCGAGTTTAAGAATCTATCTATATAGCATGAAGCTTTAATTTTTACTGAGGACAACTGGAAAAGAATAATGTGAGTTATAAACCAGTCCATGGTTTGCAATTTTCCCAAATGGTGTTTATTTGAGTATCAGATCATGTAGAATACATGCAAAGGAGCCTATGATCTTTGAGGGATAGTCTATTTCCTAGGGATGTGGGACTAAACTAAGCTAGCAGACATGGTTCGGCCCATCAAGCACAACAGTTACTACTGCTGTTGTAATATACATTCCACCACTGATCTTCCTTCTTTTGAAGTTGCCATATCCAGGTTGGTTTTGGCATAATTTTATGATATCAAtcaacttaaaattaatttctttatttatctcCAGTTATCATTCCTTCCCTCCTCCTTTCTCTAATTATAGGATTTAACTAGCCagtcataattttaattgtttgtgAAAAGGTAAAGTTCTATTAGTAAATGTGAATTCTCTTCTATCTAATATCCAGATAGAATTACCATCACAGTAGCAATTTGTTCTAGCTTGTTCTACCACACTGATAGTTGGATAACTGAGTGCAGGATTCTCCCTGTTTCTTGCACTAATGATCGACAGACTTCATCACTACATCAGAGAACTGCGTATACGGAGGAAGAGCATGGAGGCCGTAAAGAAACAAAACCACCTCTTTGAAGATGGAAAAATTGGAAATGCAAACGAAATAAAAGGCTTGGAGGATGAGATGGCTGCATTAAGGGCAAAGGTTACCCAGCTGGAATCAGAACTTGAGGCAAAGACAAAAGAGGCAAACAATGGTGAAGCCAATGCACTCGCCCTGAAAAAGCAATCTGAAGGGTTTCTCCTTGAATATGATCGCTTGCTTGAGGAAAACCAAAACCTTCGAAGCCAGTTGCAGTCACTAGATCGCAGAGTATCACATTCAGAAAGCAAGAAGTCCATGTAAGGGACCATCACCTTGCACAGACATATACagaattttcttctttattagtAACTTTAATTTGAGTATGGTGTTGATTATGGCTCGTTTAACAATGCACCATTTTGAGTTTGTGGAGAAAGAATACATTAGGATGGAAAAATGAGGTAAAGTTTGTTGCCATGTGTTGACTGTTTTGAGAGACAAGTGATGGAAGTAACAGAGAAGAATCCTTTACCAGCATTAGCATTGGCTCCTCACTTAATGATGGCTCCTCTCTTACTGATTAATGATGTGTTGAGAGCAGCAAGGGAACGTCAGTAgtggtaattttgaaaatgactTGCTTTGAGATTATGTTCACTATCTCGTTAATGTTTCCTTGTTTCTTTTGAGATTATGTTTgcatatttgtttcttttaggtGATTTCTTGTTCTGTGTTTGATGTATGTATACATTGTGCTTTCGGTCCCTACTGTGGACTGAGAGCCCAGAGGCTAAATGTGATGAGCGACTCCAACAGAAAACTGTTCCAATTTGAACGAGCAGACTCTTTTTTGTAggggtgcgtttgataggggtgaaaaataagaataaaattcattttctatctaaattttaggaaatttcatcaaataatttttttttcatgaaattcgaatttcatcttaatcaaaaagtgaagattttttttgaaatcaaggaattgaaattctttggtggggtgagaattgaaatttcatggaattgaaaTTTTCCTTCACTTTCTACCCTCTAATTAAATACACTCTAATAGTTTTATGCTAATTATTGGTTATCTAATAACGCAAACTTCGAACCCTATGGTCAGCATGTATCCGCGGTTAAGAGTTGAAAGAACAGAGTATAAGAAAAAGGAACCCAAAAAGCCCTCTAAAGAGTACCTCAAGTGATGCTAAAGTGAATAAAACTTGAGTCGAATTAAGGTTCAAACTATGAGAGCACCAAGTGAGGCTATTTTTAAGAGTTACGACAGTCATTTTTTAAGGTGAAGTCTTCTCCGGTCTATATGCGCAGATTAGTGTTGTGCACAAATCTGAAAAAAACAACTCAGGTAAGGTCTAGAATTCGCCTGCactatcaaaaaaaataaagcatgGATAAATACCAAGTGTCAAAAGAGGAAAAATTAGCCTGTTccaaaagtgaaaaaatataATGGATGTAAATGCAAGATAAGTTGTACGGGAAAGCTCGTCTTTTAAGCTGTGCAATGAACTTGTATTTGTTGCAACAAACACATATATCTCTTACAATAATAGATATTTTCACAAAGAGAGAGCCACCTCACAACCAGAGAGTAACATTCACTACGTCTCAAATAGAAAACAACTCAATTTGCTCATAATAGAGCAAGCAAGCACTAAGAAGATTCACTTTGATTGCCATATGAGTTGTAAAGGAGCAAACTGGAATATTTACACAAACAAGCACTGTGAAAGGCCAATTCACATTTCACCACCATTTGAACACACCACTATGTCTGTAGACGTAACTCAAAGCCCAGTAACACTTGGAAAGGCGGGAAAGAAGGAGCAACACGGATGAGCTCCGCCTATGCCGCATCAGCAAATCCAACTCTCAGATTCCCATAATCAAATACTGTGTGGTAGCGACCCATGAAGATATCTCCCAGGATCCTGCATGATACAATtgggagatattttgtaatggaATGGAAGTGAGTGGACTGAAAAAAAGAGGAACggaatgtgaaatattttttcttctcgaTTGAGAGAGCAGGAGATGAAAAGTACTGGAAAATGTTTCTCCTTATTTGGGAGCATAATGGAAATGGATTGAGTGGAAGGATATTAAACAGCAAACGACCATTATACCCTTTTAGTGAAAAGATGGAGTGTTATGCAGTCAATcgtgaatttgaacttttttaaaAGCAACTAAGCTTAATGTTGTCAAAAATATAGTTAAGTTTCCATCCATTTTCTCCCAACTCAAGGGAGATAAAAAGGTAAGTCTTTGAATAAAAATCAATGAAACGCGTTTCAATTAATTCCTATTTCATTCCATTATTATCTTCTCTCTCAAACGAGGAGAACTCTCTTTTTATCTATTTCCATTCTATCCCCTACTCGATGCACATTTTGAAGAGAGAAGGGGAAACACAGTAAGGCACTCGTGAAGTTGGAACAGATTGGAAATGAAAATACCAGAGGGGGCCACGAGGAGGAGGAACATCCAAAGCAGTAAAGCCACTAATGCATTGTGCTGCAGCACCTTCGCCCTCCTTGAGTATGTACTGATCAAACCCCCACGGGAGGGAAAATCATTTATCAACTTTTACTTCCCCAAGGTAATACAAGTGAAATATGGGAATACCAGCTGCAGGTGAAGTTGCAAACTTCCCACTTACCTCATTTGGTGACAGATGGAAAACTTTCCCGCCAATAGTGAAGGAAACACAAGGCATGGAAGAAATGCTTCCACAATCAACAGCTGATTCTCCCATGGGACTAGGAAGTCGATCGCAAAGCTACAAGGATATCGGACAGAGTCAATAACAGAAGGAACCTAATCAACACAAATGGAGTATACTAGTTATTGCACCTCATTAACATATTGCAATATTCGTTCTTCTGTCTGGTTCTGCTTAAGCTGGTTTCCCATCCATACAACTGCCATTTCACAAGCAGAGCACATGGCATCATGTAGACCAGCTGGCCCACCACCATTCTTCTCATCCACTACAGTTTCAATGCCCATGCTGTATATAaagtattggtggattagggaGTTCGAAACGAGGGCAAAAACCAATGCACTGACCACAGCAGTTGCATAACAATAACACTTCTCCCGGGTAAAGTGATTGTTAGAATACCAAATGCATAAagatctttcaaaaatcagCCTAGAGCAGTTAATAAATTTACAGTTAAGATATAGCAGCTTCAGCCTTAAGCCTTACCTGACACTGCGAGTTCCATCGAAGCTGCACAACCCAATTTGAGAGCATATCTTTTTTGGTTGTGCCTGTTAAAAGTGGTTCAGTGACAGAAGTCAGGTTCATTGTTAACCATTACTGAACTCATTTTTAGGATGGAAGAACAGATAACGCGTAAAATAACAACATGCATCTCCACTAATAGATAAACATGATAGCAACTAGCAATACCTCTGCCAAAAGCAAGTCCATGATTGATTGTCCATACTGCTTAACTACCGCCTTGCATTCCTGGCTAACAACTCCAGAGGCTCCAATGGCATGATTTATCATGGTGATCAAAGGCTgtaaatgagagaaagagatagatcAAAGCAGGCTGTTAGAGAAGCATATTGACAGCAGTCTTCAACCCATGCAGTCAAGCTTGTCATCTTTCATTATAAGAGTATGCCAGCTAAAA is from Diospyros lotus cultivar Yz01 chromosome 2, ASM1463336v1, whole genome shotgun sequence and encodes:
- the LOC127795952 gene encoding uncharacterized protein LOC127795952 translates to MIQLLFTLIFAEMALIVIFVFKTPLRKLVIMGLDRVKRGRGPIIVKTVSGTLFVVMMSSVYSIVKIQKRWIEDGDLNPTDQVLMSRLLLEASLMGFSLFLALMIDRLHHYIRELRIRRKSMEAVKKQNHLFEDGKIGNANEIKGLEDEMAALRAKVTQLESELEAKTKEANNGEANALALKKQSEGFLLEYDRLLEENQNLRSQLQSLDRRVSHSESKKSM